Proteins encoded together in one Pseudoalteromonas xiamenensis window:
- a CDS encoding peptide ABC transporter ATP-binding protein encodes MQLLDIRNLTIELKTADTVIRAVDRINLSLKEGEVHALVGESGSGKSLIAKAIVGVLNNRWTVTADRMHWRGVDLMRLSPEKRRKIISKDIAMIYQEPSLCLDPTAKIDDQIAESIPDDSIIETGFFARRTARKQRVVALLHKVGIREHNKVMSSYPHELSEGICQKVMIAMAIARGPKLLIADEPTTALETTTRAQVFRLLKSLNQLKNMSVLMISHELEEIADWTHTMHVLYCGQMVEAGPTQALFNLPLHPYTQALVKSLPDYGQGVAHKEALYALKGTIPPLQHLPIGCRLGPRCPQAQKACVVTPTVERTHGHSFACHFPLVRGK; translated from the coding sequence ATGCAACTTCTTGATATTCGTAATCTTACGATTGAATTAAAAACCGCCGACACTGTGATCCGTGCGGTTGATCGAATCAACTTGAGCCTCAAAGAAGGTGAAGTTCATGCATTAGTCGGCGAATCTGGCTCTGGAAAAAGTTTGATTGCAAAAGCGATTGTCGGTGTTTTGAATAACCGATGGACCGTTACGGCGGATAGAATGCACTGGCGTGGGGTCGATTTGATGCGCCTAAGTCCTGAGAAGCGTCGAAAAATTATCAGCAAAGATATTGCGATGATTTATCAAGAGCCGAGCTTATGCCTTGACCCTACAGCCAAAATTGACGATCAAATCGCAGAATCCATACCTGATGACAGCATCATTGAAACCGGTTTCTTTGCTCGCCGAACGGCCAGAAAACAACGTGTAGTTGCCCTACTTCACAAAGTTGGGATCCGTGAACACAACAAGGTCATGTCGAGTTACCCACACGAATTGTCTGAAGGGATTTGTCAAAAGGTCATGATTGCGATGGCGATTGCTCGAGGGCCTAAACTCCTGATCGCGGATGAACCGACCACAGCGTTGGAAACCACGACTCGAGCACAGGTTTTTCGACTGCTAAAAAGCCTCAACCAGCTCAAGAATATGTCTGTTCTGATGATTTCACATGAACTCGAAGAAATCGCTGACTGGACGCACACGATGCATGTGCTGTATTGCGGCCAGATGGTTGAAGCGGGTCCAACGCAGGCCCTGTTTAACTTACCGCTGCATCCATACACGCAAGCCTTGGTGAAAAGCCTCCCAGATTACGGGCAAGGCGTCGCGCATAAAGAAGCGCTCTATGCGTTGAAAGGCACTATTCCACCTTTGCAACATTTGCCCATTGGATGTCGCCTAGGTCCTCGTTGTCCACAGGCACAAAAGGCCTGTGTTGTTACACCAACAGTAGAAAGAACGCATGGGCATTCATTTGCCTGCCACTTCCCTCTGGTGCGAGGAAAATAA
- a CDS encoding ATP-binding cassette domain-containing protein, whose translation MQPVLKVQALNKTFRIRAGIFQRRQLRVLNDISFCLAEGETLAIIGETGSGKSTLAKVLAGAENSDSGQILLGSETIEDDGIRTPECRYIRLIFQDSNRSLNPGLTIGDVLDDCLRFNTQLTENQRQLKIKETLSKVGLLNEHQEYYPHMFSGGQLQRVALARALILDPKVLVLDEALSSLDPSVRAQIVNLLLKLQKETGLSFVLITHHLSTVRHMSDQVLVMHRGKVVEYGETELVFAAPKSYITQRLLNF comes from the coding sequence ATGCAGCCGGTTTTAAAAGTTCAAGCACTCAATAAAACGTTTCGAATTCGAGCGGGTATTTTCCAAAGACGTCAACTGCGTGTTTTAAACGACATCTCGTTTTGTTTGGCTGAAGGGGAAACACTTGCCATCATCGGCGAAACGGGCTCAGGTAAAAGTACCCTTGCGAAAGTGCTTGCTGGTGCCGAGAACTCCGACAGTGGGCAAATTTTGTTGGGGTCTGAAACGATCGAAGACGATGGTATCCGCACACCAGAATGTCGCTACATTCGTCTAATTTTCCAAGACTCAAACCGCTCGCTCAATCCTGGTCTCACAATCGGCGACGTATTGGATGATTGCTTGCGGTTTAATACGCAACTGACTGAAAATCAAAGACAGCTCAAAATTAAAGAAACGCTGAGTAAAGTTGGATTACTTAACGAACATCAAGAATACTATCCCCACATGTTCAGCGGTGGGCAACTACAGCGCGTAGCACTTGCTCGCGCTTTGATTTTAGACCCGAAAGTGCTGGTACTCGATGAAGCGCTATCGTCATTAGACCCATCCGTTCGAGCCCAAATCGTTAACCTTCTACTTAAGTTACAAAAAGAAACTGGGCTGAGCTTTGTATTAATCACACATCATTTGAGCACCGTTCGCCACATGAGTGATCAAGTTTTAGTTATGCATCGAGGTAAAGTGGTTGAATATGGTGAAACAGAACTTGTGTTCGCAGCGCCAAAATCCTACATCACGCAGCGGCTACTGAATTTTTAA
- a CDS encoding chromosome partitioning protein ParA, producing the protein MWQTAISGTVIQGLIGNLGLLILAGWFLILLLILREFRHFIHNTTSSRGQDDSEILAMCRESVDNALSYVKSHADTISELAKIQLSLESQLAEVRSSSQTQISDQDQATIDELNRKLMRSHALIKKLKGDLDKSVEKLHVTRRKLYDQYETVESLQKEKEELLDKYAQLEQQLEEQSSATGSQSVQSLTLTFEQEKRDMLAALQNYRRQIAEQNQAIQQLELQHTTTANQGQVSEIKKELEQTQSALKHLTKEKNFIESKYLQLVKEYDKPSG; encoded by the coding sequence ATGTGGCAGACTGCCATTTCTGGAACGGTTATTCAAGGATTGATCGGCAACTTAGGATTACTGATTTTAGCTGGTTGGTTTTTGATACTGTTGCTGATTTTGCGCGAGTTTCGTCATTTTATACACAATACTACATCGTCTCGTGGGCAAGACGATAGTGAGATATTGGCAATGTGTAGAGAGTCGGTGGACAATGCACTGAGCTACGTGAAAAGCCATGCTGACACTATTTCAGAATTGGCAAAAATACAGCTCTCATTAGAATCACAATTGGCCGAAGTTCGAAGCTCTTCTCAAACTCAAATTTCAGACCAAGATCAAGCAACAATAGATGAGCTAAATCGCAAGCTAATGCGCTCTCACGCGCTTATTAAAAAATTAAAAGGTGATTTAGACAAAAGTGTTGAAAAGCTTCACGTAACAAGACGAAAGCTTTATGACCAATATGAGACTGTGGAGTCGCTGCAAAAGGAAAAAGAAGAACTTCTCGACAAGTATGCACAGTTGGAACAACAATTAGAAGAACAGAGTTCGGCAACGGGATCTCAAAGTGTACAATCGCTGACTCTCACCTTTGAGCAAGAAAAGCGAGATATGTTGGCCGCGTTGCAAAACTATCGACGTCAAATTGCGGAACAAAATCAAGCTATTCAACAGTTAGAACTCCAACACACGACTACCGCGAATCAAGGCCAAGTGTCCGAAATTAAAAAAGAACTCGAGCAGACACAGAGTGCGCTTAAACATCTGACGAAAGAGAAGAACTTTATTGAATCAAAATATCTGCAGTTAGTGAAAGAATACGACAAACCGAGCGGATAA
- a CDS encoding response regulator: MKILIVDDSLATLEIVRRGLEKFGYRKLHIQKADRARKALQIIGQWKPDIVLTDWNMPDMSGIQLLNAIMQRRLDMKVAMITTVDDQDQIELALQAGAAFVLSKPFDDETLHNHILPLVQGVESSELLLNNVEIAIDSDLALPKLNQLEKLIHKHIDENLVIQTIKPQLFDETKVPCVMAVYEDPENQKIRAVGVLDIYATCVMASSCRVIPVEEAQQAIHQYIVSPEILEAAKDALTHTAYAFLDKRTRKSLRVKTIKFVPATFSKLEQLFKTEVTRRLDFSCQREGMALGKILLVGL; this comes from the coding sequence GTGAAAATCTTGATTGTAGACGATAGCTTAGCAACTTTAGAAATAGTCCGACGTGGCCTAGAAAAATTTGGTTATAGAAAACTACACATTCAAAAAGCAGACAGAGCTCGTAAGGCGCTGCAAATAATTGGACAATGGAAACCGGATATCGTGTTGACAGACTGGAACATGCCTGACATGTCAGGTATCCAGCTACTCAATGCAATCATGCAACGGCGACTTGATATGAAAGTTGCCATGATCACAACGGTAGATGACCAAGACCAAATTGAACTTGCGCTGCAAGCGGGTGCGGCATTTGTTTTGTCTAAACCATTTGATGACGAAACATTGCATAACCATATTTTACCGCTTGTACAAGGCGTGGAAAGCAGCGAGCTTTTGCTCAACAATGTTGAAATTGCGATTGATAGTGACCTTGCCTTACCTAAGCTCAATCAGCTTGAAAAGCTAATCCACAAACACATCGATGAAAACCTCGTCATTCAAACTATCAAACCACAACTCTTTGACGAGACAAAAGTACCCTGTGTAATGGCTGTTTACGAGGACCCTGAAAATCAAAAAATCAGAGCGGTTGGCGTACTCGATATTTATGCAACGTGCGTTATGGCAAGTAGCTGCAGGGTTATTCCTGTCGAAGAAGCGCAGCAAGCTATCCATCAATACATTGTATCTCCTGAAATCCTCGAGGCAGCTAAGGACGCCTTAACTCACACCGCTTACGCCTTTTTGGACAAACGCACTAGAAAGAGCTTACGCGTCAAAACCATTAAATTTGTACCTGCCACATTTAGTAAACTTGAACAATTATTTAAAACAGAAGTGACACGTAGGCTCGATTTTAGTTGTCAGCGGGAAGGGATGGCGCTTGGGAAAATACTGTTGGTAGGACTCTAG
- the ppiD gene encoding peptidylprolyl isomerase — protein sequence MLEKIREGSQGVVVKIILGLVILSFALAGIGGYLGRTTEQPVAEVNGVVIGQSDFARAFENERARLEQQFGEYFNQIAQDPNYMAQVRQGVVERLVQQELQTQLAKELGLRVSDEKVKQTILEMPYFQMGGEFSNDRYLQVIRQMNFQPDSFREFLREDMTRSQLVQAVAGTDFVLENEVKSAMALEMQTRNVNYAILSKNTVVDTMSVSDDEVRDYYDLNQNQFQSEEQVAVEYIELSANDVQLASAPSEEDVKAYYEEQKSHYSEPERRRVAHILIDNSEDDAKAKEKAEAILARLNAGEDFAKLAETESSDVVSAEVGGDLEWIEKDMMDPAFEEAAFALTNKGDISGIVKSEFGYHIIKLTDLQQGKVKALADVHDELLAELERNAKVDAFYQKQTAIAEKAFEIADSLLDASEAAGVEVKKLPLMAKSALPEPLNNAAVTRVLATPEILEDRVNSEIVEVGPEHIVVVRIADYKPATTKPLDDVKDTIVKRLKTEKASTEVKAQADALYAKIQAGEAFDAVVSQANLDVKAEDALARRSYSVAPAIVKEAFKLPHPTDSSKPVAVVELTSGDAAIVQLVAVNPVSAEEALNEQQSKNFEMAQANKNYITLLEALKAQADVKFVKVAAASQE from the coding sequence ATGCTAGAAAAGATCAGAGAAGGCTCACAAGGCGTTGTAGTCAAGATTATCTTAGGCTTAGTGATCTTGTCTTTTGCTTTAGCAGGGATTGGTGGTTACCTGGGTCGAACTACAGAACAACCAGTCGCTGAAGTAAATGGCGTTGTCATTGGCCAGTCAGATTTTGCACGCGCGTTTGAAAACGAGCGTGCACGTCTTGAGCAACAATTTGGTGAGTACTTTAACCAAATCGCGCAAGACCCAAATTATATGGCTCAAGTTCGTCAAGGCGTCGTAGAACGTCTTGTACAGCAAGAATTACAAACACAATTAGCAAAAGAGCTAGGCCTTCGTGTTAGCGATGAAAAAGTTAAACAAACGATTTTGGAAATGCCTTATTTCCAAATGGGCGGTGAGTTTAGCAATGATCGTTACCTTCAAGTTATTCGCCAAATGAATTTCCAACCGGATTCATTCCGCGAGTTTCTTCGCGAAGATATGACGCGTAGCCAGCTCGTTCAAGCGGTTGCAGGTACAGACTTTGTTCTTGAGAATGAAGTGAAATCTGCGATGGCGTTGGAAATGCAAACGCGCAACGTGAATTATGCGATTTTAAGTAAAAACACGGTTGTAGACACGATGTCAGTGTCTGATGATGAAGTTAGAGATTACTACGACTTAAATCAAAACCAGTTCCAATCTGAAGAGCAAGTGGCGGTTGAATACATTGAATTGAGTGCAAATGATGTTCAGTTGGCTTCTGCTCCGTCAGAAGAAGATGTTAAAGCGTATTATGAAGAGCAAAAGTCTCATTATTCTGAGCCTGAGCGTCGTCGAGTTGCGCACATCTTGATCGATAATTCAGAAGATGATGCGAAAGCAAAAGAAAAAGCGGAAGCTATTCTTGCACGCTTAAACGCAGGTGAAGATTTTGCCAAGCTGGCGGAAACCGAATCGTCTGACGTTGTTAGTGCGGAAGTGGGTGGTGATTTAGAGTGGATTGAAAAAGACATGATGGATCCTGCGTTCGAAGAAGCGGCATTCGCGCTGACGAACAAAGGAGATATTTCAGGTATTGTTAAATCTGAATTCGGTTACCACATCATTAAACTCACTGATCTTCAGCAAGGCAAAGTGAAAGCATTGGCAGATGTTCATGACGAACTTCTTGCTGAACTTGAGCGTAACGCAAAAGTGGATGCGTTCTACCAAAAGCAAACGGCTATCGCTGAAAAAGCTTTTGAAATTGCTGACAGCCTGCTAGACGCTTCTGAAGCGGCTGGTGTCGAAGTGAAGAAATTGCCACTTATGGCAAAATCAGCACTTCCTGAGCCACTTAACAACGCTGCTGTCACGCGAGTCTTAGCAACTCCAGAAATATTGGAAGATCGTGTTAACTCGGAAATTGTTGAAGTTGGCCCAGAACACATTGTTGTTGTTCGTATTGCGGATTACAAACCAGCGACGACTAAACCGTTAGATGACGTGAAGGATACGATTGTAAAACGTTTGAAGACAGAAAAAGCGTCAACGGAAGTGAAAGCGCAAGCGGATGCGTTGTATGCGAAGATTCAGGCAGGCGAAGCATTTGATGCTGTCGTTTCTCAAGCGAATCTAGATGTGAAAGCGGAAGATGCACTTGCTCGTCGTAGCTACTCGGTTGCGCCGGCTATAGTCAAAGAAGCCTTTAAATTACCTCACCCAACGGACAGTTCTAAACCAGTAGCAGTGGTTGAACTGACTAGTGGTGATGCTGCTATCGTACAACTTGTAGCGGTAAATCCAGTTTCTGCGGAAGAGGCACTTAATGAGCAACAATCGAAAAATTTCGAGATGGCTCAGGCTAATAAAAACTACATCACTTTGTTAGAAGCGCTTAAAGCACAAGCAGACGTTAAGTTTGTTAAAGTAGCTGCGGCTTCACAAGAGTAA
- the hupB gene encoding nucleoid-associated protein HU-beta, whose product MNKSQLIDQIAADADISKAAAGRALDSFIESVTGALKAGDSVALVGFGTFSVRERAARSGRNPQTGETIQIAAANIPSFKAGKALKDAVN is encoded by the coding sequence GTGAATAAATCTCAATTAATCGATCAAATCGCAGCTGATGCTGACATCTCTAAAGCGGCTGCAGGTCGTGCTCTAGATTCATTCATCGAATCAGTAACTGGCGCTCTTAAAGCTGGCGACTCTGTAGCGCTAGTTGGTTTTGGTACTTTCTCTGTGCGTGAGCGTGCAGCTCGTTCAGGTCGTAACCCACAAACTGGTGAAACGATCCAAATCGCTGCAGCAAACATCCCATCTTTCAAAGCTGGTAAAGCACTTAAAGACGCAGTGAACTAA
- the lon gene encoding endopeptidase La, with protein sequence MTLERTDRVEIPVLALRDVVVYPHMVIPLFVGREKSIRCLEAAMDADKQIFLVAQKDATVDDPAVEDLYSMGTVATVLQLLKLPDGTVKVLVEGNQRAKLVKFINTDEYFQAEAEFVESTHIDEQEQDIFIRSAISQFEGYVKLNKKIPPEVLTSISGIDEAARLADTMAAHMPLKVVEKQKVLEISDVTERLEYLMALMEGEIDLLQVEKKIRARVKKQMEKSQREYYLNEQMKAIQKELGELDDVPDEFETLKKRIADAGMPKEAEDKATAELNKLKMMSPMSAEATVVRSYIDTLINVPWKKRSKVKKDLAGAEDILNSDHYGLEKVKERIVEYLAVQQRTNKLKGPILCLVGPPGVGKTSLGQSIAKATGRKYVRMALGGVRDEAEIRGHRRTYIGSMPGKLIQSMTKVGVKNPLFLLDEIDKMSSDMRGDPASALLEVLDPEQNSNFADHYLEVDYDLSDVMFVATSNSFNIPGPLLDRMEVIRLSGYTEDEKLNISKEHLIPKQVKRNGLKDSEITIEDSAIIGIIRYYTREAGVRNLEREISKLCRKAVKEILLDNNINHVTIDGDNLGEYLGVQRHDYGKAEDGDRIGQVTGLAWTEVGGDLLTIESAAVPGKGKLTFTGSLGDVMQESIQAAMTVVRSRAEKLRINADFYEKRDIHVHVPEGATPKDGPSAGIAMVTALVSSLTGNPVRSDVAMTGEITLRGEVLPIGGLKEKLLAAHRGGIKRVLIPKKNERDLKEIPDNVLEGLEIHPVTWIDDVLRLALANPIEQISLETA encoded by the coding sequence ATGACACTTGAAAGAACGGATCGAGTAGAGATCCCGGTACTGGCTCTGCGCGATGTGGTAGTTTACCCACACATGGTCATCCCGCTTTTTGTGGGACGTGAGAAGTCTATCCGTTGTCTTGAAGCCGCAATGGATGCTGACAAACAAATTTTCTTAGTCGCGCAAAAAGACGCTACGGTAGACGACCCCGCTGTAGAAGACCTGTACTCGATGGGTACTGTTGCGACAGTGCTGCAACTGCTTAAGTTACCAGATGGAACGGTTAAAGTTTTAGTTGAAGGTAATCAGCGTGCAAAGCTCGTTAAATTTATAAACACGGATGAATATTTCCAAGCGGAAGCCGAGTTTGTAGAATCGACACACATCGATGAACAAGAACAAGACATTTTCATTCGAAGTGCAATTAGCCAGTTCGAAGGGTATGTAAAACTCAACAAGAAAATTCCACCAGAAGTACTGACTTCAATCTCGGGAATCGATGAAGCCGCGCGTCTTGCTGATACGATGGCTGCGCACATGCCATTGAAGGTGGTAGAAAAACAAAAAGTACTTGAAATCAGTGACGTAACAGAACGTCTAGAGTACTTAATGGCACTGATGGAAGGTGAGATAGATTTACTTCAAGTTGAGAAGAAAATTCGGGCACGCGTTAAGAAGCAGATGGAAAAATCGCAACGCGAGTACTACTTGAATGAGCAAATGAAAGCCATTCAAAAAGAACTCGGTGAACTTGATGATGTCCCGGATGAATTTGAAACGCTGAAAAAACGCATTGCTGATGCGGGTATGCCAAAAGAAGCTGAAGATAAAGCAACAGCTGAGTTGAACAAACTTAAAATGATGTCGCCTATGTCTGCCGAAGCGACGGTTGTACGCTCGTATATTGATACATTAATCAATGTGCCGTGGAAAAAGCGTTCAAAGGTGAAGAAAGACTTAGCTGGCGCTGAAGACATTCTGAACTCAGACCATTATGGTTTGGAAAAAGTAAAAGAACGTATTGTCGAGTATCTTGCTGTTCAACAACGTACAAACAAGTTAAAAGGTCCAATCCTCTGTTTAGTGGGACCACCGGGCGTTGGTAAAACGTCATTGGGTCAGTCGATTGCAAAAGCTACTGGACGCAAATATGTGCGTATGGCGCTGGGTGGTGTGCGTGATGAGGCCGAGATCCGTGGTCATCGTCGTACTTATATCGGTTCGATGCCAGGTAAACTCATCCAGAGCATGACCAAAGTCGGTGTTAAAAACCCTCTGTTTTTGCTCGACGAGATAGACAAGATGTCGTCAGACATGCGTGGTGATCCGGCTTCCGCTTTGTTGGAGGTTTTAGACCCTGAACAAAACAGTAACTTCGCAGATCATTATCTCGAAGTGGATTACGACCTTTCAGACGTTATGTTTGTTGCTACTTCAAACAGCTTTAATATTCCGGGGCCACTTTTGGACCGAATGGAAGTCATTCGTTTGTCTGGTTACACGGAAGATGAAAAGCTCAATATTTCTAAGGAGCACCTAATTCCAAAGCAAGTAAAACGTAATGGACTTAAGGACTCAGAAATCACCATTGAAGATAGTGCGATCATTGGCATTATCCGTTACTACACGCGTGAAGCGGGTGTTCGTAATCTAGAGCGTGAAATTTCAAAACTGTGTAGGAAAGCAGTAAAAGAGATTCTTCTCGATAACAACATCAATCATGTCACAATCGACGGTGATAATCTTGGCGAATACCTAGGTGTTCAACGCCATGATTATGGCAAGGCTGAAGACGGTGACCGTATCGGTCAGGTAACGGGCTTAGCTTGGACAGAAGTTGGTGGTGATTTGTTAACAATTGAGTCTGCTGCGGTGCCAGGTAAAGGGAAACTCACGTTTACCGGTTCTTTGGGTGATGTAATGCAGGAGTCAATTCAGGCTGCGATGACGGTTGTAAGAAGTCGCGCAGAGAAACTTCGTATCAATGCTGATTTCTACGAGAAACGTGATATCCATGTACACGTGCCAGAAGGGGCAACACCTAAGGATGGTCCAAGTGCTGGTATCGCCATGGTCACAGCATTAGTCTCGAGTCTAACAGGTAACCCTGTTCGTTCAGACGTGGCTATGACGGGTGAAATTACTTTGCGTGGTGAAGTACTCCCAATTGGTGGTTTGAAAGAAAAGCTATTGGCCGCGCATCGCGGTGGAATTAAGCGCGTTCTGATCCCTAAAAAGAACGAACGTGATTTAAAAGAAATTCCTGACAATGTGTTAGAAGGGCTAGAAATTCATCCAGTTACTTGGATTGATGATGTGCTTCGTTTAGCATTGGCAAATCCAATTGAGCAAATTTCGCTAGAAACCGCGTAA